gatagAGAGGTCGCCGAATGCTATcgataagtatttatttactcGAGCAAATATTGTTAGATATTTTTATGTGCGCACATCCACAACAAATATCCTTGCCAATCGCCGGTTATACCACGAATTGCGTGTAAACAAGATGCCAGCAGTACGTGGCCAATACCGCAGCGAAGATTACGtggagcagcaactgcaggAGTAAGTGCACCCAGGGCAACCAAGTGAATCCGTCCAATTGCCGGAAACCAGAGCCTCGCCAGCCGGAAAAGTAGAGCAGACTTGCAGAAATCGATGCCCCACTGCCACACAATGGTCTATATGCGAATCGTGCTGACAACCTTGGTGACCATTACGTGTCTGCTGGGGGACAACTTCGTGGAGCTGACCCAGCATCCACTGCTGAAGGCTCTGGCCGACAATGCCACACATGCGGCCATTGGAGCACTCACGGGCATCACGTTCGCCACACAATTCTACGAGCGCACCTCGCAGTTGTTCGGCTGGATATTGATTTTCACCTGCTTCGTTGTGTCATCGTTCATTGACTTGGACCACTTTGTGGAGGCTCGTTCCCTGTATCTGGAGGTGAGTATGCATTAACTAGGTGAAACACGCACTAACCAAGTTCCTATAACTTGCACGCAGGATGCCACCAATCTGTCCAAGCGACCCTTCCTCCACTGCTCCAGCATTAtagtggtgctgctgctgttctaCATGTGCACCGCCTGTTT
This genomic interval from Drosophila teissieri strain GT53w chromosome 3L, Prin_Dtei_1.1, whole genome shotgun sequence contains the following:
- the LOC122617162 gene encoding transmembrane protein 267, which translates into the protein MPHCHTMVYMRIVLTTLVTITCLLGDNFVELTQHPLLKALADNATHAAIGALTGITFATQFYERTSQLFGWILIFTCFVVSSFIDLDHFVEARSLYLEDATNLSKRPFLHCSSIIVVLLLFYMCTACLNYFRTSLMLGSLLCAFITHHTRDAVRRGYWLCPLGHTDRMPQLAYILTTILTPHLLGCLHNMCRSAIVLNFLGQYVKLSEGQYRSSSTANYRYMQV